The DNA window TTCTTCAATAGACAGTGTTGAAGGCTTTAGCCTTCTTGAACTTTTCAACTAGTTCGGCTGTATATGTAAAATAGTTATTTTGAGCTTAATATTCGCACTGCCTGCATCGCGTCTTTGGCATAGTGATCCGCTCCCACGTATTCTGCAAGGGAGTCTGTAAGGACAGCTCCGCCTACTATGACTTTCACCCACGGGCACTCTTTTCTCAGGAGGTCAATAGTGGTCTTCATGCTTGAAACGGTGGTAGTCATAAGGGCGCTCAGCCCAACTATCTCTGCGCTGTTTTCCTTCACTGCCTCGACTACCTTCTCGGGAGGAACATCCTTCCCTAGGTCTATCATCCGGAAATTGTAATTTTCCATTATCACTTTAACTATATTTTTCCCTATATCATGGATATCGCCTTGAACTGTGGCGATGACCATCTTTGCTCTCACTTCCGATCCGGCCGAGCCTTCTTTGGAAATAATCCTTCTGAGCAATTCGAAGGAGGCTTTTGCCGCCTCCGCTGACTTAATCAGCTGAGGAAGGAAGATCGTCTGGGATTCGTACTCTTTGCCTACCGAATCAAGGGACGGGATGATCTCATTCTCGATAATTTCCAGCGGACCCATTTTCGACAGAAGGGACTCTGTGGCTTTTTCCGCCTCTCTCTTCAGTCCGTGTTTTATAGCCTGCGGGAGGTCAAAGGATCTCTCCGTTCCGGCCTCTTTCTTAGGCTGCATTTCATGTGATCCTGAATATTCAGCAATAAATCCTGCAGCCTGGGGATCTTTGCCCATCAACACCCTGAATGCTGCAATAGCCTCTCTCATGCCTTCGTCCCCAGGATTCATTATCGGAGCATCAAGCCCCTGCATAAGAGCCATTGTAAGCATGGTCCTGTTTATTATCGGGCGTGAAGGCAGTCCGAATGATACATTGCTTACTCCAAGCACGGTTTTCAATCCAAGCTCTTCGCGGACCATCCTGACAGCTTTAAGAGTCTCTGCCGCCTGCTCCTGCTGCGCAGACACAGTCATTACAAGACAGTCGATCAGAACGTCCTCTTTGGGAATGCCTATCTTCTGGGCCTCTTCCATAATGTTGCGTGCTATCCTGAGCCTTCCTTCGGCAGAAGAGGGTATCCCATCGTCGTCCAGAGTCAGTCCCAGTACCGCGGCTCCATATTTTTTCACTATGGGGAGAATTTTTTGAAGTGATACTTTTTTGCCGTTCACAGAGTTTATAAGAGGTTTGCCATTGTAGACCCTCGCTGCCTTCTCCAGCGCATTGGGGTCGGATGAATCCAGCTGCAGCGGGAGGTCTACAACAGACTGGATCTCAATGACTGCTTTTTTTAGCATCTCGGGTTCATCTATGTCGGGAAGCCCCATATTGACATCAAGGATATGGGCTCCCTGTTCCTGCTGGCGGATCGCCTCTTTCAGCACATGATCCATGTCCTTTACGCGCAGTGCTGCCTGCAGGGCCTTTTTGCCGGTGGGGTTCAGCCGTTCCCCTATTATTACAGTATCGTCTCCGAAGAAGACTGATCTCGAGGGTGAACATACTCCCGTTCTGAGGAGAGGCCTCTTTCTGAGCGAAGTTACCCCCTTCAGGCGCTCTTTTACAAGCCTGATGTAACCGGGGTCTGTTCCACAGCATCCGCCAACG is part of the Synergistetes bacterium HGW-Synergistetes-1 genome and encodes:
- a CDS encoding homocysteine methyltransferase, whose translation is MTFRINENETIIFDGAMGTMLQKRGLKRGEIPELLNLTSPEIIRSIHDEYFDAGCDVVSANTFGANRYKAEKTGRSLADLVSSAVEIAKKAASCRKKKYTALDIGPCGRVLQPTGDLPFEEAVEVFSEIVRAGSKAGADLILLETFTDLYELKAALIAVKENSNLPVLATMSFEENGTSFFGATVESMVLTLQALGADALGVNCSLGPKQLVPIVERLLRASSIPVMVQPNAGLPLFENGEARYDVTSEEFADHIKKFVEEGAVIVGGCCGTDPGYIRLVKERLKGVTSLRKRPLLRTGVCSPSRSVFFGDDTVIIGERLNPTGKKALQAALRVKDMDHVLKEAIRQQEQGAHILDVNMGLPDIDEPEMLKKAVIEIQSVVDLPLQLDSSDPNALEKAARVYNGKPLINSVNGKKVSLQKILPIVKKYGAAVLGLTLDDDGIPSSAEGRLRIARNIMEEAQKIGIPKEDVLIDCLVMTVSAQQEQAAETLKAVRMVREELGLKTVLGVSNVSFGLPSRPIINRTMLTMALMQGLDAPIMNPGDEGMREAIAAFRVLMGKDPQAAGFIAEYSGSHEMQPKKEAGTERSFDLPQAIKHGLKREAEKATESLLSKMGPLEIIENEIIPSLDSVGKEYESQTIFLPQLIKSAEAAKASFELLRRIISKEGSAGSEVRAKMVIATVQGDIHDIGKNIVKVIMENYNFRMIDLGKDVPPEKVVEAVKENSAEIVGLSALMTTTVSSMKTTIDLLRKECPWVKVIVGGAVLTDSLAEYVGADHYAKDAMQAVRILSSK